A window of the Loxodonta africana isolate mLoxAfr1 chromosome 3, mLoxAfr1.hap2, whole genome shotgun sequence genome harbors these coding sequences:
- the NECTIN4 gene encoding nectin-4, whose protein sequence is MWGPEAWLLLLLLASFTAEALRRRTRPRDVLNGSQKVGVSQASKKVLDWEVSNPGFWSHFCYEFASAPNPVCPCLPPAGWCSAGELETTDLVTVVLGQDAKLPCFYRGDPDEQVGQVAWARVDAAEGARELALLHSEYGLHVSPAYEGRVEQPPPPRDPLDGAVLLRNAVQADEGEYECRVSTFPAGSFQARLRLRVLVPPLPSLNPGPALEEGQGLTLAASCTAEGSPAPSVTWDTEVKGTASSRSFKHSRSAAVTSEFHLVPSRSMNGQPLTCVVSHPGLLQDQRITHILQVAFLTEASVRGLEDLKLWHVGREGATLKCLSEGQPPPSYNWTRLDGPLPSGVRVEGATLSFPRLTTEHSGTYVCHVSNELSSRDSQVAVDVLDPQDASVKEVDLVSASVVAVGVIAALLFCLLVVVVVLMSRYHRRKAQQMTQKYEEELTLTRENSIRRLHSHHTDPRSQPEESVGLRAEGHPDSLKDNSSCSVMSEEPEGRSYSTLTTVREIETQTELLSPGPGRAEEEEDQDEGIKQAMNHFVQENGTLRAKPTGNGIYINGRGHLV, encoded by the exons ATGTGGGGGCCTGAGgcctggctgctgctgctgctcctggcaTCATTTACAG CTGAAGCTCTCCGGAGGAGAACTCGGCCTAG GGATGTCCTCAATGGCTCCCAGAAAGTTGGAGTGTCTCAAGCCTCTAAGAAAGTCTTGGACTGGGAAGTCAGCAATCCTGGGTTCTGGTCCCATTTCTGCTATGAATTTGCTAG CGCCCCTAATCCTGTCTGCCCCTGTCTGCCCCCTGCAGGCTGGTGCTCAGCAGGCGAGCTGGAGACCACGGATCTGGTGACCGTGGTGCTGGGCCAGGATGCAAAACTGCCCTGCTTCTACCGCGGGGATCCTGACGAGCAGGTGGGGCAGGTGGCTTGGGCAAGGGTGGACGCGGCCGAAGGCGCCCGGGAGCTGGCGCTTCTGCACTCCGAATACGGGCTGCACGTGAGCCCGGCCTACGAGGGCCGCGTTGAACAGCCACCGCCCCCACGGGACCCCCTTGACGGCGCCGTGCTCCTGCGCAACGCTGTGCAGGCCGATGAGGGCGAATATGAGTGCCGCGTCAGCACCTTTCCCGCCGGCAGCTTCCAGGCGCGGCTGCGGCTCCGCGTGCTGG TGCCTCCTCTGCCCTCGCTGAATCCTGGTCCAGCACTAGAAGAGGGCCAGGGCCTGACGCTGGCAGCCTCCTGCACGGCTGAGGGGAGCCCGGCTCCCAGTGTGACCTGGGACACAGAGGTCAAGGGCACGGCCTCTAGCCGCTCTTTCAAGCACTCCCGCTCCGCTGCTGTCACTTCAGAGTTCCACTTGGTGCCCAGCCGCAGCATGAATGGGCAACCTCTTACCTGCGTGGTGTCCCACCCTGGTCTGCTCCAGGACCAAAGGATCACCCACATTCTCCAAGTGGCCT TTCTTACTGAGGCCTCTGTGAGGGGTCTTGAAGACCTAAAGCTGTGGCACGTGGGCAGAGAAGGAGCTACACTCAAGTGCCTGAGTGAAGGGCAGCCCCCTCCCTCGTACAACTGGACACG GCTGGATGGGCCTCTGCCCAGTGGGGTTCGAGTGGAAGGGGCCACCCTGAGCTTTCCCCGGCTGACCACTGAGCACAGTGGCACCTACGTTTGCCACGTCAGCAATGAGCTTTCCTCAAGGGATTCTCAGGTCGCTGTGGATGTTCTTG ATCCTCAGGATGCCAGCGTGAAGGAGGTGGACCTGGTATCTGCCTCGGTGGTGGCAGTGGGCGTGATCGCCGCACTGTTGTTCTgcctgctggtggtggtggtggtgctcaTGTCCCGATACCATCGGCGCAAGGCCCAGCAGATGACCCAGAAATA TGAGGAAGAGCTGACCCTAACCAGGGAGAACTCCATCCGAAGGCTGCATTCCCATCACACAGACCCCAGAAGCCAG CCGGAGGAGAGTGTAGGGCTGAGAGCCGAGGGCCACCCTGATAGTCTCAAGGACAACAGTAGCTGCTCTGTGATG AGTGAAGAGCCAGAGGGCCGTAGTTACTCCACACTGACCACGGTGAGAGAGATTGAAACACAGACTGAACTGCTGTCTCCAGGCCCtgggagggcagaggaggaggaagatCAGGATGAAGGCATCAAACAGGCCATGAACCACTTTGTTCAGGAGAATGGGACCCTTCGGGCCAAGCCCACGGGCAACGGCATCTACATCAATGGCCGGGGGCACCTGGTCTGA